One stretch of Muribaculum intestinale DNA includes these proteins:
- the dapA gene encoding 4-hydroxy-tetrahydrodipicolinate synthase, which translates to MARINLTGMGVALVTPFKHDKSIDYNALARLLEYQIKNGVDYLVVLGTTAETATLTSGEKAELREFIAERVAGRVPLVIGVGGNNTMALVEELNTIDLTPFSAVLSVVPYYNKPSQEGVYQHYKAIAEASPIPVILYNVPGRTGVNMTAETTLRLAREFGNIIGVKEASGNINQMDDIIKNKPSDFMVISGDDGITFPLLTLGAVGVISVIGNAFPREFSRMVRLALEGDYQRALTIHHRFTELFSLLFVDGNPAGVKCLLHAMGFIENELRLPLVPTRITTYERIRQVLDSLG; encoded by the coding sequence ATGGCTCGTATTAATTTAACAGGCATGGGTGTGGCTTTGGTCACACCGTTTAAGCATGACAAGTCTATTGATTATAATGCTTTGGCCCGCTTGCTTGAATATCAGATAAAAAATGGTGTTGATTATCTGGTAGTGCTCGGCACGACCGCCGAGACAGCTACTTTGACAAGCGGTGAGAAAGCAGAACTGCGTGAGTTTATAGCAGAGCGTGTGGCTGGCCGCGTACCCCTTGTAATAGGGGTGGGTGGAAACAACACTATGGCTCTTGTAGAGGAACTGAATACAATCGACCTGACGCCGTTTAGTGCTGTTCTATCTGTCGTACCTTACTATAACAAACCGTCGCAAGAGGGTGTTTATCAGCATTATAAAGCTATCGCAGAGGCTTCGCCTATTCCTGTGATATTGTACAATGTGCCCGGACGTACCGGAGTAAACATGACTGCGGAGACTACCTTGCGCCTTGCCCGTGAGTTTGGCAATATCATCGGTGTCAAAGAGGCGTCGGGAAATATCAATCAGATGGATGATATCATCAAAAACAAGCCTTCCGACTTCATGGTGATTTCAGGTGACGATGGCATTACGTTCCCTCTGCTTACTCTTGGAGCGGTAGGTGTGATTTCCGTCATAGGGAATGCTTTCCCGCGCGAATTCTCAAGGATGGTGCGGCTTGCGCTTGAGGGAGACTATCAGCGCGCTCTGACTATCCATCATCGGTTTACCGAGTTGTTCAGCCTGCTTTTTGTAGATGGCAATCCAGCAGGAGTAAAATGCCTGCTTCATGCCATGGGATTCATAGAAAACGAACTCAGACTTCCCCTTGTGCCTACGCGCATCACCACTTATGAGCGCATTCGTCAGGTACTTGACTCTTTGGGCTAA
- a CDS encoding DUF5606 domain-containing protein, which yields MLKTILAISGKPGLYKLVSNGRNMLIVESLATGKRTPAYSHDKIVSLGDIAIYTTDEDVPLSQVFDAIKVKNDCKTVDMSSFADDHSLRAYFKEILPDFDDERVYTNDIRKVFNWYNLLVGAGITEFVDAEGQDAEEAPAE from the coding sequence ATGTTAAAGACCATTCTGGCCATTTCTGGCAAGCCCGGGCTGTACAAGCTCGTAAGCAACGGACGTAATATGCTTATCGTAGAGTCGCTTGCTACCGGTAAGCGCACTCCGGCATATTCTCATGACAAAATTGTATCGCTTGGTGATATCGCCATATATACTACTGATGAGGATGTGCCTCTGTCGCAGGTGTTTGATGCAATAAAGGTTAAGAATGACTGTAAGACGGTAGATATGTCATCTTTTGCCGATGACCACTCACTGCGCGCATACTTCAAGGAGATTCTTCCCGACTTCGATGATGAAAGAGTGTACACCAACGATATCCGCAAGGTGTTCAACTGGTACAACCTCCTTGTTGGTGCCGGAATTACCGAATTTGTGGATGCCGAGGGGCAGGATGCCGAAGAAGCTCCTGCTGAGTAA